In a genomic window of Lagopus muta isolate bLagMut1 chromosome 2, bLagMut1 primary, whole genome shotgun sequence:
- the B3GNT2 gene encoding N-acetyllactosaminide beta-1,3-N-acetylglucosaminyltransferase 2 — protein sequence MSVGRRRLKLLGILMMVNFFIYVIVEVSKSGSQEKNAEDRVIIPQDKFWRKFTPHKAYWNRQQQKLELLYNPILSLLSNMTVEENLILNSSVLNSCDPDPWVASEISDFASLPERFKDFLLYLRCRNYSLIMDQPNKCKHKPFLLLAIKSLIPHFDRRQAIRESWGKEIKSGDITVKRVFLLGQTPPEDHFPNLTDMVKFESETHKDILLWNYRDTFFNLTLKEVLFLKWVSSSCADVQFIFKGDDDVFVNTHQILDYLKSLSKDKAKDLFVGDVIKDAGPHREKKLKYYIPESVYEGSYPPYAGGGGFLYSGDLALRLNNASDQVLLYPIDDVYTGMCLQKLGLAPEKHKGFKTFDIEEKYRNNICSYTNLMLVHSRNPQEMIKIWTSLQDPHLNC from the coding sequence ATGAGTGTTGGACGCAGAAGATTAAAGCTGCTGGGAATTCTGATGATGGTAAACTTTTTTATCTATGTGATTGTGGAAGTCTCAAAAAGTGGCAGCCAAGAGAAGAATGCAGAAGACCGTGTTATTATACCACAGGACAAATTCTGGAGAAAATTTACCCCTCACAAAGCCTATTGGAACAGGCAGCAACAGAAGCTTGAACTGCTGTACAACCCAATTCTGAGTCTGCTTTCCAATATGACTGTGGAAGAGAACTTAATTTTGAACTCAAGTGTTCTCAATTCCTGCGACCCCGACCCGTGGGTCGCTTCAGAGATCAGCGACTTTGCGAGTTTGCCAGAAAGGTTCAAAGACTTCCTCCTCTATTTGAGGTGTAGAAATTACTCATTAATAATGGATCAGCCAAACAAGTGCAAACATAAACCTTTTCTGCTGCTGGCTATTAAGTCACTTATACCACATTTTGATAGAAGGCAAGCAATTAGGGAATCCTGgggcaaggaaataaaatcgGGAGATATAACGGTCAAAAGAGTCTTCTTACTTGGTCAGACCCCACCGGAGGATCATTTTCCCAACCTTACAGACATGGTAAAATTTGAGAGCGAAACTCACAAAGACATTCTCCTCTGGAACTACAGAGACACTTTCTTCAATTTAACTCTGAAAGAGGTACTGTTTCTGAAGTGGGTGAGCAGCAGTTGTGCGGATGTCCAGTTTATTTTTAAGGGCGATGACGACGTATTTGTGAATACCCATCAGATCCTGGATTACTTGAAGAGTTTATCAAAGGACAAAGCCAAAGACTTGTTTGTAGGTGATGTGATCAAAGATGCTGGACctcatagagaaaaaaaattgaagtactACATCCCAGAAAGTGTTTATGAAGGTTCGTATCCTCCGTATGCAGGAGGTGGTGGGTTTCTGTACTCTGGTGACCTGGCATTGAGACTGAATAATGCATCTGACCAGGTACTCCTGTATCCTATTGATGATGTTTATACTGGAATGTGCCTTCAGAAGCTTGGGCTTGCTCCAGAGAAACACAAAGGTTTCAAAACATTTGATAttgaagagaaatacagaaataacatATGTTCCTACACAAATTTAATGTTAGTGCATAGTAGAAATCCTCAAGAAATGATTAAGATTTGGACAAGCTTGCAAGATCCACACTTAAATTGCTAG